A section of the Malaclemys terrapin pileata isolate rMalTer1 chromosome 15, rMalTer1.hap1, whole genome shotgun sequence genome encodes:
- the LOC128823450 gene encoding seizure protein 6-like isoform X2 codes for MVYGNDWWVGSVVRYGCRPGFLLVGDPASACQSDGHWTPKPTCLRICLRSRIEINERDIDGSCSSTCTDKAHLGAFLNHGCIKISNCVTKQWGWTRWFARCDFCECDCYIPCSSSG; via the exons ATGGTCTACGGCAACGACTGGTGGGTGGGCTCTGTGGTGCGCTACGGCTGCCGGCCCGGCTTCCTGCTGGTGGGGGACCCGGCCAGTGCTTGCCAGTCCGATGGCCACTGGACACCTAAACCCACCTGCCTCC ggATATGCCTGCGGAGCCGGATTGAGATTAACGAGCGGGACATCGACGGCAGCTGCTCCTCCACTTGCACGGACAAGGCTCACCTCGGGGCCTTCCTCAACCACGGCTGCATCAAGATCTCCAACTGCGTCACCAAGCAGTGGGGCTGGACCCGCTGGTTCGCGCGTTGTGACTTCTGCGAGTGCGACTGCTACATCCCCTGCT CTTCCTCCGGGTAG
- the LOC128823450 gene encoding sushi, von Willebrand factor type A, EGF and pentraxin domain-containing protein 1-like isoform X1, whose translation MVYGNDWWVGSVVRYGCRPGFLLVGDPASACQSDGHWTPKPTCLPGICLRSRIEINERDIDGSCSSTCTDKAHLGAFLNHGCIKISNCVTKQWGWTRWFARCDFCECDCYIPCSSSG comes from the exons ATGGTCTACGGCAACGACTGGTGGGTGGGCTCTGTGGTGCGCTACGGCTGCCGGCCCGGCTTCCTGCTGGTGGGGGACCCGGCCAGTGCTTGCCAGTCCGATGGCCACTGGACACCTAAACCCACCTGCCTCC cagggATATGCCTGCGGAGCCGGATTGAGATTAACGAGCGGGACATCGACGGCAGCTGCTCCTCCACTTGCACGGACAAGGCTCACCTCGGGGCCTTCCTCAACCACGGCTGCATCAAGATCTCCAACTGCGTCACCAAGCAGTGGGGCTGGACCCGCTGGTTCGCGCGTTGTGACTTCTGCGAGTGCGACTGCTACATCCCCTGCT CTTCCTCCGGGTAG